The Tamandua tetradactyla isolate mTamTet1 chromosome 5, mTamTet1.pri, whole genome shotgun sequence genome window below encodes:
- the LOC143682325 gene encoding olfactory receptor 13A1-like, protein MPGQVEKTNQTLVTEFVLQGFSEHPQLRLLLLNCFFFLYTLALVGNTLIITIITCSSGLHSPMYFFLFNLAMMDIICTSSVLPKVLAGLALEDNTISFQGCMTQLFWLAWSTSSELVLLTVMAYDRYVAICRPLHYGTLMSLWLCLALAVAVWVTGALNASVHTGVIAQLSFCGPNVITHFFCEVPPLLLLSCSSTYIISIITLLANAFYGYTNFLLTLLSYGFIIASILRIRSAEGKRKAFSTCSSHLIVVSVYYSAVVCAYMSPASSYSPERSKLAGVLYTAFSPTLNPLIYTLRNKDVKAALGKLLPFYRH, encoded by the coding sequence ATGCCTGGACAGGTGGAGAAGACCAACCAGACACTAGTGACAGAGTTTGTGCTGCAGGGGTTCTCAGAGCACCCACAGCTGCGGCTGCTCCTGCTCAACTGCTTCTTCTTTCTCTACACCTTGGCCCTTGTGGGAAACACTCTGATCATCACAATCATCACCTGCAGCTCTGGTCTCCATagccccatgtactttttcctgttcAATTTGGCCATGATGGACATCATCTGCACCTCCTCTGTGCTGCCCAAGGTGCTGGCTGGCCTGGCCTTAGAGGACAACACCATCTCCTTCCAGGGTTGCATGACTCAGCTCTTCTGGCTGGCCTGGTCTACATCTTCTGAGCTTGTGCTGCTCACAGTCATGGCCTATGACcgttatgtggccatctgccGGCCACTGCATTATGGAACCTTGATGAGCCTGTGGCTCTGCTTGGCACTGGCTGTGGCAGTCTGGGTCACCGGTGCCCTGAATGCCTCAGTCCACACTGGTGTGATAGCACAGCTGTCCTTCTGTGGCCCTAATGTAATCACTCACTTCTTCTGTGAGGTCCCTCCACTGTTGCTGCTCTCCTGCAGCTCCACCTATATAATCAGCATCATCACCCTCTTGGCCAATGCCTTCTATGGATACACCAACTTCCTGCTCACCCTCCTGTCTTACGGCTTCATCATTGCCAGCATCCTACGCATCCGCTCAGCCGAGGGGAAGAGGaaggccttctccacctgctcctcccacctcaTCGTGGTCTCTGTCTACTACTCAGCTGTGGTCTGTGCCTACATGAGCCCGGCCTCCAGCTACAGTCCAGAGAGAAGCAAACTGGCTGGAGTGTTGTACACAGCTTTCAGCCCCACCCTAAACCCACTCATCTACACATTGAGAAACAAGGATGTCAAGGCAGCCCTAGGGAAACTCCTCCCCTTTTATAGACATTAA